The following DNA comes from Candidatus Methylacidiphilum fumarolicum.
CTTTATTGAGCTTTTTTAGTTACCTTCACCAAGACCTAAGGTCAGTATGGTGGAGCCTAGGGGATTCGAACCCCTGACCTCCTCAATGCCATTGAGGCGCTCTACCAACTGAGCTAAGACCCCACGTACTCAAGCAAAATAGTTTCTTTTGTAATAAAAAGAGAAAAAACAAAGAGAGTCAAGGCTATGTGCCCAAATCAACTATTTTTCTTTATTGGAGAGCCAATTTATTTTCTTCGAGCATTCTACTTCCTTCCCAAAGAAGGGTTTCGGTCATTTCCCATCCAATACAGGGATCTGTAATGGAAACTCCATATTTTAACTGGGATAGGTCGGCTGGAATCTTTTGATTTCCCTCATAAAGATAACTCTCTAGCATCGCACCAATAATGTTCAGATTCCCCTTAATCCTCTGCCCCAGTATGCTATACCACACTGTCTTTTGTATATTATGTTGTTTTCCGCAGTTGGCATGACTGCAATCAATCATAAGTCTAGGAGGAAGACCAGCTTCTTTTAGCCGACGAACCGCATCTTCGATACTCTCAGGATCATAATTCGTCCGTGTTCTCCCTCCCCGAAGAATCACATGACCCCATCTATTCCCAGTTGTCCGGATTATACTAGTCATTCCCTGTTCATCAATTCCAAGAAAACTATGTGGATACATGGCAGCACCTAGGGCATCCAAGGCAATCTGCAAAGAACCATCCGTCCCGTTCTTAAAGCCTACCGGCATCGAAAGGCCGCTTGCCATTTCTCTATGATATTGCGACTCAATGGTTCTAGCTCCAATAGCTGCCCAACAGACCAAATCAGAGATATACTGTGGTGTGGTTGAATCTAAAAATTCAGTTGCCGTGGGAATACCCATTCCAACAATTTCTAGCAATATAGTGCGCGCAATTTTCAAGCCTTTTTCGATGTCGCAGGAACCATCCAATTCAGGATCATTAATTAATCCTTTCCATCCTACTGTGGTCCGGGGTTTTTCAAAATAAGTCCGCATAACAATAAAGAGTTCTTTTTCTACTTCTTTTCTTATTTCTTTTAGCCTTTTTGCATATTCGATTGCCCCTTTAGGATCATGGATGGAACAAGGGCCAACGACAACTAAAAAACGGTTATCTTCACCAGCTAAAATAGCTTGAATAATTTCCCGGGCTTCGATTACCGTTCGATAGGTTTTATCCGTGATTGGTAGAAGCCTTTGGAGTTCAGCAGGCGAAATCAGTCTTTCTACCTGTTTGACATGAACATTAATAATCGGAATCATAATAGAATTTTATATCCTATTCGGAAGCAGATCAAAAATCAACTAAAGTTCTAGTCAGGATGCGGAGAAAATGCTTGTTCTACCATCAATTTCATCCATATTTTCCGATGGGGAGCTGGTAGCGGTAAAAAGGAGATTTTCTCTTTTTTAATCCACTCTCCCTGCGAAAGATTAGGTTGGACGAGCTTTTCTTGCTTCCAGTCTGCTTCGCACACCTCAAGGAAAATCTTATATCTAGAGAGATAGGCAGGCAGAGAAAAAAGAATGGTTTTTTGTTCCATAGCAAAAGGATCGAAATTTGGAAATAACCACATGCCTTGGTACCTCCCTGTCTTGGAGTTTGCTTGATGTAACCAGATAGAATCTTCTTTTCTAAGAATCGCAATCTTTTCTTTTCTCACTTCGATTCTTTTTTTCGGCTTGAAAGGCAGCAGCTCGGGCTGTTCAGCTTGACAAATTTCTTTTAAAGGACAAATCATACATTTTGGAGCAAGAGGTTTGCATACTGCTCGACCAAAATCCATTAGTGCCGAATTGAAAAGAGAAAAATCATTATCCTCTGAAAGGAGATTCATAGCTATCCTGGAAAGCTCCTTCAACGCCCCTGCTTTGTTAATCGGCTGATGAATCGATAAAAGCCTAACCAATACACGGATGCCATTAGCGTCAAGCGCCACCGTTTTTTTCCCGAAGGCAAGGCTTGCAATCGCATTGGCCGTATAGAGCCCTATACCAGGCAATTTTAAAAGCTCTGTAGGTTCCGATGGCAATATTCCCTTTTTTTCAAAGAAAACAATTGCTGCTATCTTATGGAGATTTCTTGCCCTTGCATAATATCCCAACCCTTCCCATGCCTTTAGAACCTCTCCTTCAGAAGCATTGGCAAGCTTTTCCCAATCTCCAAATCTTTCCATCCATTTTAAATAGTAAGCAATAACAGTCTTTGCTTGAGTTTGTTGCAACATAAATTCGGAAACGACGATAGCATAAGGATCTTTGGCTTGCCGCCATGGATAAGAATAAGCATTCGCTTCATACCATTCAAAAAGTCTCCTTGGAAAACTTTCTCTGAATTTTGCATCGATTCTTTCTAGCCAAAAAGCTATATTATTACCATTTTCCATGACTCCTTCTTCTTTTACATTCACTCTGAGCGATAAACAAATTGAAAAACTTAAAGCATTCTTAGATCAAAAAGGCTTTGAGTTCTCCACTATTGATCATGGGCTATTTAGAGCCAAATCAAAAGGGGTAGTGGTACAGGTCTATAAATCGGGTAAGGTGCTCGTACAGGGTAAAGAAGCCCTGGAATTTTCCCGCAACGTGATAGAACCTGAAATTCTCCAACAAGCTGCTATTGGCTATGAGTTCCTGACCCATCCCGAATATTTCGAAGCGCATGTCGGAATTGATGAATGCGGCAAAGGAGATCTGTTTGGACCTCTGGTAATTGCCGCTGTTTTTGTTGACCCACAATCCGCAAAGGACTTCACCGAAATGGGGATCAAAGACAGCAAACGGATCTCAAGCATAAGACGGTTAAACCAACTTGCCTCAGCAATAAAGAAAAAAACCAAGTACGCCCTCTTATCGCTTCCCCCTTTACGATATAATGAACTGTACGAAAAAAAATTCAAAAATCTCAATTTGCTTTTGGCTTGGGCACATGCTTGGGTTTATAAAAAACCCTCCTTGGAACTCAACGATGCCCCAAGGGTACTCTGTGATAGGTTTGCTCAACCGTGGGTCCTTCAACAATCTTTTAAAAGGATCGGAGCGGATCAATTTAATCCTTGGCAATTCCCAGCATCATTGGTTGGCTAGAAACGAAACGGCAATCACACTGTGCTACCGTGATGGGACCTTCTTTATGCATGGCGTCATCAAAACCAAAAGTCAGACACCGACAGGTCATAACCGATTAGTATTGATCTCGGCTTGAACAATATCTCTACCACCCCAATGGTCTGTGCTACTCTGGCCGCAAGGCCCGACATATTTGATGTGGCTACTGGAAATGGAGGAGTCCATCCAGACCAAAGACACGAAAGGTATTCGGCGCACCCTAAAACGGCTCGAGTGGCCGTGAATACCGCTGGATGAGGGACATCAACCACCCCATCCGTCAGCGCGTCGTCGATAGTCTCAAGTCAAGCAGCTCCTCGTCTTCGAGGCTTGAGGCACATTCGCAATTGTCTCAAGACCAACAAAAGCAGGCGCTGCGAGCAGCACTCCTGGAGTTCGGTCATCTGTTTTTGTTCTGCCGCTTCAAGGCGGCAGAACGAGCCGTCTCCGTCGTCCAGACGGACCAGCGCAATACCAGGCGCAAGTGTCTCTGGTGCAGATGTGTCGAGAAGGACAATCGAAATGGGCACCTGTTCTGCTTTGTCTTTTGTGGCTACTGTCAGAACACCGACAGCAATGCCGTTTTCAATTTCTCGATGGCTACTCGAACTGTCGCAATAGGCTGTTCGTTATGTAGCCTCAAAGCCTTGCACCCGACCCTGCCGTGGCGCCAAGGACAAGCTCGCGGCTTCTAGCCGCAAGTTTATGACAAAAAACCTTCCCCTTCATCACCTCCTCAACTGAAAAAAGCGCTTGAAGCCTTTTATAGCATCGTAGGGACATACCGAGAATAAAAGAATAGTGTTATAGTTCGAATTCGATTAAGTGGATAGCTGTATTATTAGAAATTATTGAACAAAAGAAAAGAGAATGGCCCCCCAATGCATGCAACTTATTAATGGAAAAGCATAAATTTTTAATAATCAAACAAAGAAGCAGCATCCTATAGTTCATCTAACTTTTTTAAAAGCTTCTCTTTTGATAAAACAATAATCCTTTTAGTTTCGTTCCGGATTAATTGTTCGTTGGTTAGTTTAGCAAGAATTCTTGAAAGGGTTTCAGATGTAATGCCTAACTCTGCAGCTATGATTTTCTTGGGGAGCAAAAGGGGAACAATAGCCGATGAAAGATGATCGTCATGAAAATGCTTATGGATCCATTGAATAAAACGGGTTTCAGCATCTTTCACTGAAAGACTATCTAGTTTATCAACAAGTTTGCGCAAATGATTGCTCATGGAACCAATGATGCGTAAGGCGATCTCTGGCCGGTTCCGAATCAGGTTAAGAAAATCCGTTTTAGTAATCAATAAAACTTGACTCGATATGACAGCTTTTGCATTAGCAGGATAACCATCTGAAACAAGGCAGGCTTCTGCAAAGGATTCCGGAGGATAGAAGATGTGAATTGGTTGTTCTTTCCCTTCTGATGTTAACCTATAGACCATTATTGAACCGCAGATCATAATATAAAATCCAAGAACTGGCTGTTTTTCTCTGAAAAGTATTTGGTCTTTTTCCAAGAAAACCAATTGAGTACATGGGACAAGTTTCTGAATTTCCTCTAGAGAAAGGCTTGAAAAAATTCGACTGCGCCTCAATACCCCCTCAATAACAACAGATCTAGCTTTGGAACAGAACTGTTTCTTTTCCATCTTCATAAAAAAATAGGGAAGAGCCTCTAACACAGATTGAATCAAACGTTACGACCATAAAAAAGTTTTAATCCTAAATGTGCTTCCAGTTATCTGCTAGAAACGTAACGAAAAAAAGTGGATATCAAAATATAAAAAATGAAGATTCTTTGATCTAGATCAAAGAAAAATGGAAAGCTATCGACTAAACTACAAGAATAGAAAATGCAGCAGTTAAGAAAAACAAATGACAAAGAAGATTTCCCCCCGCCAAAAGGAACTTTTTTATTCTTGTTAGGGTATTTAGCGGCAGGAATGCTCCTTTGGTTTCTTTTTTACTGGATGCTTATTGGAGGAATGAATAATGGATAGACTTGAAAGAATTTATCTTTGGATTGCGACAGTCATGTTAGGAATTTTTATGCTGGCTATCATTTACTCGACCTTGGTTTTATCAATTCAAATTCCATCAGATAAAGGACAAATTATCGTCAAACCGAGAGAATCATTAGTCCAATCCGTTTTTAAAACACCCCCTTTTGATCATCCTGGCTTATACAAAATAGGAGAAAAAGAATACGAGCTTGTCATCGTTGCTCAAGCTTGGGCATTTAATCCGACGAATATAGAGATTCCAATAAATTCCCTTGTCAGAATAAAGGCTACCTCTTTGGACTTGCAGCATGGCTTTTATATCGCTGCTACCCCTGTCAAT
Coding sequences within:
- a CDS encoding 3-deoxy-7-phosphoheptulonate synthase, with the protein product MIPIINVHVKQVERLISPAELQRLLPITDKTYRTVIEAREIIQAILAGEDNRFLVVVGPCSIHDPKGAIEYAKRLKEIRKEVEKELFIVMRTYFEKPRTTVGWKGLINDPELDGSCDIEKGLKIARTILLEIVGMGIPTATEFLDSTTPQYISDLVCWAAIGARTIESQYHREMASGLSMPVGFKNGTDGSLQIALDALGAAMYPHSFLGIDEQGMTSIIRTTGNRWGHVILRGGRTRTNYDPESIEDAVRRLKEAGLPPRLMIDCSHANCGKQHNIQKTVWYSILGQRIKGNLNIIGAMLESYLYEGNQKIPADLSQLKYGVSITDPCIGWEMTETLLWEGSRMLEENKLALQ
- a CDS encoding A/G-specific adenine glycosylase, which encodes MENGNNIAFWLERIDAKFRESFPRRLFEWYEANAYSYPWRQAKDPYAIVVSEFMLQQTQAKTVIAYYLKWMERFGDWEKLANASEGEVLKAWEGLGYYARARNLHKIAAIVFFEKKGILPSEPTELLKLPGIGLYTANAIASLAFGKKTVALDANGIRVLVRLLSIHQPINKAGALKELSRIAMNLLSEDNDFSLFNSALMDFGRAVCKPLAPKCMICPLKEICQAEQPELLPFKPKKRIEVRKEKIAILRKEDSIWLHQANSKTGRYQGMWLFPNFDPFAMEQKTILFSLPAYLSRYKIFLEVCEADWKQEKLVQPNLSQGEWIKKEKISFLPLPAPHRKIWMKLMVEQAFSPHPD
- a CDS encoding ribonuclease HIII — translated: MTPSSFTFTLSDKQIEKLKAFLDQKGFEFSTIDHGLFRAKSKGVVVQVYKSGKVLVQGKEALEFSRNVIEPEILQQAAIGYEFLTHPEYFEAHVGIDECGKGDLFGPLVIAAVFVDPQSAKDFTEMGIKDSKRISSIRRLNQLASAIKKKTKYALLSLPPLRYNELYEKKFKNLNLLLAWAHAWVYKKPSLELNDAPRVLCDRFAQPWVLQQSFKRIGADQFNPWQFPASLVG
- a CDS encoding zinc ribbon domain-containing protein, which translates into the protein MRDINHPIRQRVVDSLKSSSSSSSRLEAHSQLSQDQQKQALRAALLEFGHLFLFCRFKAAERAVSVVQTDQRNTRRKCLWCRCVEKDNRNGHLFCFVFCGYCQNTDSNAVFNFSMATRTVAIGCSLCSLKALHPTLPWRQGQARGF
- a CDS encoding Crp/Fnr family transcriptional regulator encodes the protein MEKKQFCSKARSVVIEGVLRRSRIFSSLSLEEIQKLVPCTQLVFLEKDQILFREKQPVLGFYIMICGSIMVYRLTSEGKEQPIHIFYPPESFAEACLVSDGYPANAKAVISSQVLLITKTDFLNLIRNRPEIALRIIGSMSNHLRKLVDKLDSLSVKDAETRFIQWIHKHFHDDHLSSAIVPLLLPKKIIAAELGITSETLSRILAKLTNEQLIRNETKRIIVLSKEKLLKKLDEL
- a CDS encoding cytochrome c oxidase subunit II; translation: MDRLERIYLWIATVMLGIFMLAIIYSTLVLSIQIPSDKGQIIVKPRESLVQSVFKTPPFDHPGLYKIGEKEYELVIVAQAWAFNPTNIEIPINSLVRIKATSLDLQHGFYIAATPVNIMLIPGEISVTSYKFKKAGSYRIICNEYCGMLHHAMTGIILVK